A portion of the Mycobacterium paraseoulense genome contains these proteins:
- the dapA gene encoding 4-hydroxy-tetrahydrodipicolinate synthase gives MSTVGFDAPARLGTVLTAMVTPFAPDGSLDTAMAAQLANHLVDAGCDGLVVSGTTGESPTTTDDEKRELLRVVLEAVGDRARVIAGAGTYDTAHSVRLARACAAEGAHGLLVVTPYYSKPPQSGLVAHFTAVADATELPVLLYDIPPRSVIPIETETIRALAAHPNIVGIKDAKADLHSGGQIIAETGLAYYSGDDALNLPWLAMGATGFISVISHLAAGQLREMLSAFASGDIATARKINVTVAPLCDAMSRLGGVTMSKAGLRLQGIEVGDPRLPQMPATPEQIDALAADMRAASVLR, from the coding sequence GTGAGCACCGTCGGATTCGACGCCCCGGCGCGGTTGGGAACCGTACTGACCGCGATGGTGACACCATTTGCTCCCGACGGCTCGCTCGACACCGCCATGGCGGCACAACTGGCGAACCACCTGGTCGACGCCGGGTGCGATGGCCTGGTGGTCTCCGGAACCACGGGCGAATCGCCCACCACCACCGACGACGAGAAGCGCGAGCTGCTGCGCGTCGTGCTGGAGGCGGTGGGTGACCGCGCCCGGGTCATCGCCGGCGCGGGCACCTACGACACCGCGCACAGCGTCCGGCTGGCCCGGGCCTGCGCGGCCGAGGGCGCCCACGGATTGCTGGTGGTCACCCCCTACTACTCGAAGCCGCCGCAGAGCGGGCTGGTCGCGCATTTCACCGCCGTCGCCGACGCCACCGAGTTGCCGGTCCTGCTCTACGACATCCCGCCGCGCTCGGTGATCCCCATCGAGACCGAGACCATCCGTGCGCTGGCCGCCCACCCGAACATCGTGGGAATCAAGGACGCCAAGGCCGACCTGCACAGCGGCGGCCAGATCATCGCCGAGACCGGGCTGGCCTACTACTCCGGCGACGACGCGCTGAACCTGCCGTGGCTGGCCATGGGCGCCACCGGCTTCATCAGCGTGATCTCGCATCTGGCGGCCGGTCAGCTGCGAGAGATGCTGTCCGCCTTCGCTTCCGGCGACATCGCCACCGCGCGGAAGATCAACGTCACCGTGGCGCCGCTGTGCGACGCCATGAGCCGGCTGGGCGGCGTGACGATGTCCAAGGCGGGCCTGCGCCTGCAGGGCATCGAGGTTGGCGATCCCCGGTTGCCGCAGATGCCGGCGACGCCCGAGCAGATCGATGCGCTGGCCGCCGACATGCGCGCGGCGTCGGTGCTCCGGTGA
- a CDS encoding restriction endonuclease subunit S, translated as MTTTLGDHLLFGSGSSAPPGVPGGGFRVYGANGAIGYAAERNAAGPLIVVGRVGSQCGSLRYCVSDVWVTENALVCRAKDPGETRYWYYALHTCRLDDHRSGSGQPLLSQRILRAVAVRSVGAPQRGAIAELLGALDDKISANARVIETAENLMVAVADSVRDRVPLSGLAGRSTASLNVAEFDDVVAHFSLPAFDDGANPRVVRAESIRSAKLLLRQPCVLFAKLNPRIPRIWNVVSMPPEMALASSEFVVLMPRRVDASALWAAVRQPEVSEWLQRRVAGTSGSHQRIPPRDLMEVAVPDVRRLSAAARQTITGLGALCHARRTESARLSALRDALLPKLISGELSLRPPR; from the coding sequence TTGACGACCACGCTGGGCGACCACCTGCTCTTCGGCAGCGGGAGCAGCGCTCCGCCCGGGGTACCGGGCGGAGGGTTCCGCGTCTACGGCGCCAACGGGGCCATCGGTTACGCCGCCGAGCGCAACGCGGCCGGTCCGCTGATCGTCGTCGGGCGCGTCGGGTCCCAGTGCGGCAGCCTGCGGTATTGCGTCTCCGATGTCTGGGTCACCGAGAACGCATTGGTGTGCCGGGCCAAAGACCCTGGTGAGACGCGGTACTGGTACTACGCGTTGCACACCTGCCGGCTGGACGATCACCGCTCCGGATCGGGACAGCCGCTGCTCAGCCAGCGGATCCTGCGTGCCGTCGCGGTGCGCAGCGTGGGCGCGCCGCAGCGGGGGGCGATCGCCGAACTGCTCGGCGCCCTCGACGACAAGATCTCCGCCAACGCGCGGGTGATCGAGACGGCCGAGAACCTGATGGTGGCCGTCGCGGACTCGGTGCGTGACCGCGTGCCGCTGTCCGGCCTGGCCGGCCGGTCGACGGCATCGCTCAACGTGGCCGAATTCGACGACGTGGTCGCGCACTTCAGCCTGCCGGCGTTCGACGACGGGGCGAACCCGCGCGTCGTGCGCGCCGAGTCGATCAGGAGCGCCAAGCTTCTCCTGAGGCAGCCGTGCGTGTTGTTCGCGAAGCTCAATCCCCGCATCCCGCGGATCTGGAACGTGGTGAGCATGCCGCCGGAAATGGCCTTGGCCAGCAGCGAGTTCGTCGTCCTGATGCCGAGGCGCGTCGACGCGTCGGCCCTGTGGGCGGCCGTGCGGCAGCCAGAAGTCTCCGAATGGCTGCAGCGTCGGGTCGCCGGGACCTCCGGGAGCCATCAGCGCATTCCGCCGCGTGACCTGATGGAGGTTGCGGTCCCGGACGTCCGGCGGCTGAGCGCCGCGGCCCGGCAAACGATCACCGGCCTGGGGGCGCTGTGCCACGCCCGCCGCACCGAAAGCGCGCGGCTGTCCGCGTTGCGCGACGCGCTGCTGCCGAAGCTGATATCGGGTGAGCTGTCGCTACGGCCGCCACGTTAA
- the thyX gene encoding FAD-dependent thymidylate synthase has protein sequence MAETAPLRVQLIAKTEFLAPPDVPWTTDADGGEALVEFAGRACYQSWSKPNLKTATNAGYIKHIIDVGHFSVLEHANVSFYITGISRSLTHELIRHRHFSYSQLSQRYVPEGDSRVVVPPGLQDDPELQRILTEAADASRATYAELLARLEAKFADQPNAVLRRKQARQAARAVLPNATETRIVVTGNYRAWRHFIAMRASEHADVEIRRLAIECLRQLADAAPAVFADFEISTLADGTEVATSPLATEA, from the coding sequence GTGGCCGAGACCGCGCCGCTACGCGTGCAACTGATCGCCAAGACCGAGTTTTTGGCGCCGCCGGACGTCCCGTGGACCACCGACGCCGACGGGGGCGAGGCGCTGGTCGAGTTCGCCGGCCGTGCCTGCTATCAGAGCTGGTCCAAACCCAATCTCAAGACCGCGACCAACGCCGGCTACATCAAGCACATCATCGACGTGGGGCATTTCTCCGTGCTCGAACACGCCAACGTGTCGTTCTACATCACGGGCATCTCCCGCTCGCTCACGCACGAGCTGATCCGGCACCGGCATTTCTCGTACTCGCAGCTGTCGCAGCGCTACGTGCCCGAGGGCGACTCGCGGGTCGTCGTGCCACCGGGCCTACAGGACGACCCCGAACTCCAGCGCATCCTCACCGAGGCCGCCGACGCCAGCCGGGCCACCTACGCCGAGCTGCTGGCCAGGCTCGAGGCCAAATTCGCCGACCAGCCCAATGCGGTGTTGCGCCGCAAGCAGGCACGCCAGGCCGCGCGTGCCGTGCTGCCGAACGCGACCGAGACCCGCATCGTGGTGACGGGCAACTACCGGGCCTGGCGGCACTTCATCGCCATGCGCGCCAGCGAGCACGCCGACGTCGAGATCCGGCGGCTGGCCATCGAGTGCCTGCGCCAGCTTGCCGACGCCGCGCCCGCCGTGTTCGCCGACTTCGAGATCTCGACGCTGGCCGACGGGACCGAGGTGGCCACCAGCCCGCTGGCCACCGAGGCCTGA